ACTGACTCTGCTAGTTTATTGTTTGTTTTTCCCTACCCATGTAGTTATTTACTTTCCCTCGGTGGGTATATATACCTCGTGGGATTTGTTTTTGTTTACATCTAGTAAATGATCGGAAAACACAAACTTGCATCTTATCTGCAGAGAAACAAAGATCAGATGCTGTTAGAACAGACCCTGTTGTTTCGGATGGAAATGGTCACATATTTTGGAGATTGCCAGGATATTCTCCTGACTCTGATATTTTGCTTCAAGGTTTGCTTAGCTGCATCATGTTGATATTTCAGACATTCATTTCACATATCCCAAAATTAATCATTTCCACCCACAGATATTGGAAGCGGGGATCCTTTAACGCCACAGGAGAAGTGGTTTACTTATGATGTTGAACAGAAACAAGTAGTTGAAAAATGTGTTTCTTCTTTAAGGTCAGTCCAAGGGCATGGAATACCACATAAGTTCGCAACATATCTTGTTATCCACTTCCATTTAATTTAATATACTATACATGGATAGGTGCCAATTCTGTTGCAAACATCTTGCTTCACTTTGGTTTTCTGATTCTAGATTTTTTTTGTTGGGATCATAGTATTAACTTTTTTTAAACATCTTAATACTAACTTGAATGCTCCTGTGCAAATATCCTAAAATTGTTATACTCTGGTTTTTGAAGGAAAAGGTGTAAAGTTCAAGCATTGAAGAGGAAGGAACTTCTAAAACCTGCATCTCCAGTTACTCTTACTTAAGGTGGCATTTTTGCCTTACAAAGTTGTCAGGTACTTAAAGGTGGCCGTTACTTAAGATTGTTAAAATACCGTTCTAAATTATTTCCAGATTTTTGTAAACATGCCAACTTAGAGTTTCTACCTTATTTCTTGTTATTAATTGAAGACCAAGCAGTGTTTAAGAATATATGCATACTCAACAGAGATAAAGAGAATTCCCCATCCTACAGAAATTTACAACCATGTCCTAGCAGAGAGTCCAAAAAGTAACAAAGAGACTCCGCTACCTTGGTGCTATTCAACCTCCAAATGCAAGTAATTACTTGCAatgcttttattttcttgttgtggTGTACGTGAAATGTATAACAGTAGTCTATTATTTATTATTGCACTATGCGACTGGTTGTTCAGAATGTGTCTTCCAATCCCAAGTGCATTGTCAGCTTTTTTGTATCAGAATTTGCTCTGTGATGCATATTAATTCCGAAGCTTACATTTGAACTTCTTGAAATACTTTTCCAATTTTCATATTGCCATAAGCTCTTAAAGGTAATTTAGATTTTCATACATCATACATATTTTACTTGCAAACTTTTGAATATATGAGCTTGTGAGATTTTTCCTATTGCCATCTACATTGACATCAGAGGAGGTTGTTCTTGTTCTAGCAAAACCAAGGCAACAACTGTGATCTGTAGAGTTTGCTTATAATTTCATTGATTTCTTGTCttatcattttttctttttacccTCATGTGAGAAATGGACCTTGCCTGTAATCGAGGCAGCATCAAATACAAGAACATTTTACTGAACAAGTGATCATCATCACTTTAACCATTATAGCTTTTCATCCAAAACTGATGAACCTGAGTCAAGACTTTGTCTTATGTCCAGACTCTAGAGAGGGACAGACTATTAAAAATCCCTAGCGTGCATGTGATTAATGGCATTATGCTttcaaaacttaaaataaaagacACCATTTTCCTAACTTTAAATTTTCTACATCACTTTCATTCTGACGAAAAGTAAAGATATGAGGTACAATAGGAATCTATCCTCCAGCCTTTTCATTCTCAAACAAAATCTATCTTATATATTGCTtgtcaatcatcatcatcttatTAATTAGAATCTAAAACCATTAAAAACCTACTCCCATTCCGAATGCTCTTAGACAGTCTTGCCAATTTTCTTGCTTCTTTTTGTCTTCCATTTCTTCCATGGTAAACAACTTGCTTTCCAGCTATAACATCTGTAAATAGTGACCCTTTCTttcctcttctcttctttctctatTGATCTCTTCTCATTTCCTTCATTCTGCTCCACACATACAAGCCAAAAATCACTGTGTCAGTGTCAGTGGTTCAGAATTAAACTAACATTTAACATATCCTATCGAATTTGAACCACAAATTTGAAAATATAAGATGAGAGTTTAGGAAAATTCCAAAACAAGAAAATGTATCAGTGATTCAGTATTAGGATGGTGTGAAACAAAAACGAATCATGAGACTTTAATTATTAACTCCCAGAGTATCTACTATCCAGCTTCATATTGCAGCTTTGTTAGGTACAAAATGACCCATTTGCAGACGCATCCATGACTGTTGAACTGACAGATTATCAAACGGTTGGTTTATGTGTCAAGGCATGTTATGTCGTGCACAATTAATGCATGTGGTTCACCTATAGCGGTTGCCTTAATATTAAACGCATAAATTAGTAGGCATTTGTAAGTGAAATTAGCATGCAAATATACCTGGTCATCATCAAACTTTGGTTCTATGGTCGAGATGGTGGGTTCTTCTCTGCCTTCAACTTCATCTTGCATTATCAGTCTTTTTTCTTCGACTGGAGGATTTGTCGACGAAGGAGCGGGTGAAGATGCGCCGTTGGAGTTGCTTGAGTTATGATTAGTTGGAATTATACTTTCCAAATCCTTCTTCAAACTTTCTGCCTTCTTCTCTATTGATCAAAATCCATAAACCAGTTTAGATTCAATGAAAACTGCAAGATGCATATTCAACAAAAGCAAAAAGAGAGCACTCGTTTGTTTTTGTTCAATAACCTTGAATTGTAGATTGAGAATCAATTTCTTTATGGTCTTGTGTCCTATTAGATTTCGACCGAGAAAGTGGAGGACGAAAAGAGTAATCAAGAGGTGCTGACATTGTAAATTTGCTTGTTGAACTCGACATGGACCTTCTCCTTAGTGTTTTTGCTGACAAGCATTCTGCTGGAAATTCACCAGAAAACGGATTGCAAATATATTTCTCGGCTTCATTCCACTTGGAACTTAAAGAAATCCCTTCAGGTGATAACCATTCCCATCCGTATCCTGTTTTGGCCTGTAAAGCTACATTAGACAACGTTGCAGCACATCAAAACCTTTGCTAAATCCTTAGCAATATCATAGCAGCCACCTACTAATATTGTAGCCTTACCTTTTAGAGCACTTGTGAAAGAATAAGTGGATGGGTCAATTTCATCTGTTTAGTACAAGAATGGTTTAGATAGTAGTATTTAATTATCAAAatgtaatttcaattttgatgtaaaaaaaaaaagagcaagaAAAACACATACCTGTTAAGGTGTAACCAGGAGAAGAAGCAGTGCTAGTTATTGTAGTGTTTGATCTAAATGATTTCGTTTCCAATTCTCTAAAACTTGTAATGTTTGGAGCTGAAAATCTTCTGGAACTTGTATTTGTTCTGCTAATATTTCTTGCCTTGAGTGCCCATTCTCTCAAGTTGAATTCGGGTTCGTCATGTCGTCGTTCCAGACTCGAAGACCATTGTTCCATGGCAAGAACCATAAACAACTTCAGAGGGTCGTCTATACGATCAACTATCTTCTGTTTGTAAGCTTAGATAAGGGTTTTGAGTATTTGATATAGAATTGGGTTTTATAAAGATTTTTAAACAGGGGACCACTGTACACAAGCAACACACATCAAAATCACATTCAATTGTGAATGCTCATAAATATGGATGGATCATGAAAATCACAGATTTGGATATATGAATAGGTAAAAGTACTGGGAAATTATTTAAGACATAGTGATGATGATTGAGCTTGCTTGCAGATGCAAGAAATGACTCAAAGAAGGTTTTACTGACTTCGATGTATCAAATGGTGAGGAAATTGATGTTTGCATGGTGCATACATAGTCTTTAATGAAATGAAAGATATCACTGAAAGATTTACTGATTTTTAAAATTTAGAGTGTAATCAACATGACAACCCAACTACAATGATAAATGTGAAGAGAGGTGTACAAATATTCTCTGTGAAGTTTTCTTTCTTGAAGAAATCCATCAAGTAGGTCTCACTGTTGGGTTGTTTTCAGTCTGGGCTGGAGATGTGTGAGAGAGAGTGGATACAGCACATGAGCATGCATATGAAAGTTGGTCCATGCATTTTTGATGTGTAATGTGGGAAAGTGAGTGTGCTTATTGAGGACAAAACATGGATTCCATTTTGCATTATTTGTGTTGATAGAATTGTCTTCATCTTAACTGAAATAATCCAAAAGATGAACAGCAAAATTCTCAGATATTATCTTCTTTTATTATGCTCTCCAGCCTCCAGGGTTTATGTTAGTTATGTGCTACAAAGCTTATGGAGATTTCCCATATACTTGGCTTGTGACAAGTGGCCTTAAATGGATAGCTTTTCTCTTCTTCACTACATATATCAAATTTTTATCTCTCCTTTTTATTTGTAGAGCTCAGTTTATACGCATTGGATGGTCCTGCTTTGGCTTCTGCAAAAATATATGCACCATAAGGGCAATTTCTATGGCAAtcaacaaacttattattttgttgagccaTGTGGATGAACAAACTGCATTTTTCACTATGGGAAACAAGGCAAAATGAACAAATATGATATTTTAGGATCCCAatagtgattttattaatataaactaataagagttgggttctactaatgattttatttatataaactaataagaggtGGGTCTCACGGATTattaacaaataataaaaaataaaccctaaatataataACCTGGTTTGGGAGAGAGAAAAACAAGGGGTGGTTTTGCTTCAAACTCCAGCGATCTTCCCTCCAACTCCAGCGATTGTGGCACAATCGTCCGCTCTTTCATCAAGCGCACGCTACATCATCCAACTCAATgaacaaaatcaacaaacttgatggtttgttcattccataggaactgctctaaggaCTACAAGAAAGCTTGAATATactccatttttcatgtttgaacatccatttttcatgtttgttgagtccataatgggatcaaaatcaacaaacttgatggtttgttcattccataggaactgctctaaggaCTACAAGAAAGCTTGAATATACTCCCCCGTCCCTCTATCATTcctatttacttttagattttgtcccacaatAGATGACCAATgtcaatattttatttttaaaattatcattttaaatGATTATTgttaatataagaaatatgcataatttgataggcatgtttatattcgttacttaggtgttttaaaatgcttttcaatgatatgAAGCTTGCAAACATCCGTGATATAGTTCGAGAGATAAATTATTttaaaatttcactagttattaggCCCCTTCGTATGGGCATGGCAAATTTCAAAGTTTGCCATTTAAGCACCCACTATGGAGGTGGCAAACTGGACTGGCTAAGTGgtaaatttgccacttagccagacCAGGTCGAATTTCAACCGAGCGGTGTAGTTTCGACCGGGCGAGGTAGTAAAGGTCGCTAGCGAGTGAATGTCGACCGCTCAATATCACTTTCTGTTATTTTATTAGTAAAAGTTGACTATTAAAACTGCTCAACTGAATttcctattattttattaatatatttTGTATTATGGAGAGATAAAAACAGTTAAAAACACAGACCGGTCCCACATAAATAGTAATAAATCCCACTCAAATCTGAATTACTTATTTTATTCAGTATTTTATTAATATAATATTACATAAATATAACTGAACGATGCATACTCGACCGGGAGATGGAGACTACGTTGCTTGTACCAATTTCCCATAGTGACGTGTCCCATTTTCCAGTCCACCTGGCATGGTAAAATAACATTTTTACTTGTTaccataggaaccggccttatTCATCTAATAGTGAGACCGAGGGGTATAATTTTTCATACCCAAAAGCAGCCCATGTTTAAGATATTTAAGAaaggttttattttttcttgtgttGTTTACTTGTCATGATGAAAATCAGCATCACAACACAAAGTAAAGACCTACCACTACTGCTTCCATCCTCACAATCGTCATCTCGTCCTAATATGTCTATTCAAATCTGTACCAAGAAATTAACCAGGTTACTGTGGTAGTGCAAGATTTACCCAAAATATCACAACAAAATAGGATGGATGCTTTAAATAATACTATGGGAATTGGTCACACTACAATGGTGTAAAACTTCATATAAAaacaacacgaaaagaaagaaTATAAAATCGGTTCCACTAAACTGCAATCATAGTGTTTGAAGGAACACTATGATTGCATGAGGCTAATATGGGGTACTGTATGGTTCTCTAAACTGCTATACGGACAATTGTTCCATCACCTCCCTaaaactatttttctttttcccctgGGCCAATTAACTTCACCCGATTGCTAATTTGGGTACCCTTTAAAATCTGGAGTACAGATATCTAATCTTCTCATTGGTTATTCATTGGACTAGTATCTAAATTTCTAAATATTTAAGTTTATCATTTGCGTCCGATacgccaaaataaataaatagaaacaaTGATTTTAAATGAGAGGTATAATTAAAATACAACCGATGAGAAGTAGAGTTATGTGTACATCCCAATCTTCAATGAAGATGCACAAATTGCTCCTCTCCCACCATAAGGTATTATAAAAAGAAAACTATTAGGCTGATTCCCATAGAAGATGTCATAAAATTGCATTTGTCAAATGGCCTGGCAAACTCGCCGCGCCGAAAATCAGCAAACATAGAGGCTATATCGGCCTGTAAAGACTCTGTCACTAATAACAATGATACATTTCCACGAGACTCTCTCTTTAATTGTTGTTCCCCCTTTATTTCACATGTATACACAACCTAACTAATTTCAATTTATTCACACTATTTTTACATAAATTTTAcactatttacttatttctttctccttcatccTCAATCTACTTATTTCTAATTTTATAATCAATggattatatggagtttttaccaTATACCTAGTTCATGCCTCTCTCGTGCCATTTCCTTTTAAACTACACACGAGGTGGTAGGTTCCAGTCCCACTATCATTTTATATAGGCCCAATGACGAAGAACTTCAGTTGTGGACTTagcaagaaataaataaaaaaaatcaatggaTTCTTCTGATGAAGAGATGCGAACTTATATGAATCGATTTAAATCACAACAAATGTATGTTCCGATGTTGCACAACTGGATGATGAGTCAGATGAAGATAGAGAATTAACCAACACTAAGATATTGATACATTCCGGACAGATACTTAGAGCTCTAGAAACAGAAAAAGTACTCAAAAGAAGATGTGTGTATCGAGACAAGGATGAGTT
This genomic stretch from Papaver somniferum cultivar HN1 chromosome 5, ASM357369v1, whole genome shotgun sequence harbors:
- the LOC113282005 gene encoding uncharacterized protein LOC113282005 isoform X1 — encoded protein: MVLAMEQWSSSLERRHDEPEFNLREWALKARNISRTNTSSRRFSAPNITSFRELETKSFRSNTTITSTASSPGYTLTDEIDPSTYSFTSALKALQAKTGYGWEWLSPEGISLSSKWNEAEKYICNPFSGEFPAECLSAKTLRRRSMSSSTSKFTMSAPLDYSFRPPLSRSKSNRTQDHKEIDSQSTIQEKKAESLKKDLESIIPTNHNSSNSNGASSPAPSSTNPPVEEKRLIMQDEVEGREEPTISTIEPKFDDDQNEGNEKRSIEKEEKRKERVTIYRCYSWKASCLPWKKWKTKRSKKIGKTV
- the LOC113282005 gene encoding uncharacterized protein LOC113282005 isoform X2, whose translation is MVLAMEQWSSSLERRHDEPEFNLREWALKARNISRTNTSSRRFSAPNITSFRELETKSFRSNTTITSTASSPGYTLTDEIDPSTYSFTSALKALQAKTGYGWEWLSPEGISLSSKWNEAEKYICNPFSGEFPAECLSAKTLRRRSMSSSTSKFTMSAPLDYSFRPPLSRSKSNRTQDHKEIDSQSTIQEKKAESLKKDLESIIPTNHNSSNSNGASSPAPSSTNPPVEEKRLIMQDEVEGREEPTISTIEPKFDDDQFNSHGCVCKWVILYLTKLQYEAG